Genomic window (Pseudomonas sp. L5B5):
CGGATCTTCATGACTGCACTCCTCATTCCATCTCGGTGGGCAACGGTTGTGGCAGCTCATCGCCACGGGAACCGTCGAGCCAGTCGACCTCGGCCATCTTGCGCACCACGACGAACTCGTCGCGGTTGCAACCGACCGTGCCGTAATAGTTGAAACCGTAGGCCTGCTGGGCATAGCCGCCGATCATGTGGGTAGGCTTGAGCACCACCCGGGTCACCGAGTTGTGGTGGCCGCCACGGGTGCCGGTGGTCTCGGAACCGGGCACGTTCACGATCCTCTCCTGGGCGTGGTACATCATCACCATGCCCTCCTTGACCCGCTGGCTGACCACCGCCCGGGCAGTCGCCGCACCGTTGGCGTTGAAGCACTCGATCCAGTCGTTGTCCTCGATGCCGGCACGCTTGGCGTCGATCTCCGAGAGCCAGACGATCGGCCCGCCGCGGCTCAGGGTGAGCATCAGCAGGTTGTCGCTGTAGGTGCTGTGGATCCCCCACTTCTGGTGCGGGGTGATCCAGTTGAGGACGATCTCCGGGTTGCCGTTGGCGCGCTTGCCCTTCACCGCCTCGATGGTCCGGGTGTCCACCGGTGGCCGGTAGCTCATCAACTGCTCGCCGAAGGCCTGCATCCAGGGGTGGTCCTGGTAGAACTGCTGGCGACCGGTGATGGTGCGCCACGGGATGTTCTCGTGGACGTTGGTGTAGCCGGCGTTGTAGCTCACGTGATCGTCTTCCAGGCCGGACCAGGTCGGGCTGGAGATGATCTTGCGCGGCTGGGCCTGGATATCGCGGAAGCGGATCGCCTCATGGGCCTTGGATTGCGCCAGGTGGCTGTGGTCGATACCGGTGAACCGCGACAGGGCTTCCCAGGCCTTGAGCGCCACGCGGCCGTTGGTTTCCGGCGCCAGGGACAGCACCACTTCGGCGGCGTCGATGGCGGTGTCGATCTTCGGCCGGCCCTGGCTGATGCCCGCCTCCTGCTCGCGGTAGTTCAAGTCGCCGAGCAGCTGCACTTCCTCCTCGGTGTTCCAGTTGATGCCCTTGCCGCCGTTGCCGAATTTTTCCAGCAACGGGCCCAGGGAGGTGAACTGCTTGTAGATGTTCGGGTAGTTGCGCTCCACCACTTGCAGGTTCGGCGCGTTCCTGCCCGGCTGCGGTGCCACCCCGGCGGTTTTCCAGTCGCTGCCGCCGAAGGGCTGGGCCAGCTCGCCGACGCTGTCATGCAGCAGCGGCACGGTGACCAGGTCCTGTTCGACCCCCAGGTGACCTTCGCTCATCTCGGAGAAGGCCTTGGCGATGCTCTTGTAGATTTCCCAGTCGGTACGCGACTCCCAGGCCGGGTCGATGGCCGCCGACAGCGGGTGGATGAAGGGGTGCATGTCCGAGGTGTTCATGTCGTCCTTCTCGTACCAGGTCGCGGTCGGCAGGACGATGTCGGAGTACACGCAGGTCGAGGACATGCGGAAATCCAGGGTGGTGACCAGGTCCAGCTTGCCGGTCGGGCCCTGCTCGACCCATTCGGCTTCCCCGGGCTTGCAGTCGCCGGACTGGCCGATGTCCTCGTTCATCACGCCGTTGCGGGTGCCCAGCAGGTACTTGAGCATGTACTCGTGGCCCTTGCCGGAGGAGCCCAGCAGGTTGGAGCGCCAGATGAACATGTTGCGCGGGAAGTTGGCCGGGTTGTCGGGCTGTTCGCAGGCAAAGCGCAGGCTGCCGTCCTGCCAGCCCTTGACCACGTAATCCTTGGGCGCCATGCCGGCCGCGGCGGCGTCGCGGCAGATGTGCAGCGGGTTGACGCTGAACTGCGGCGAGCTGGGCAGCCAGCCGGCGCGCTCGGCGCGGATGTTGTAGTCCAGGGCGTGCTCGGGGAACTGGCTCTTGTCGGCCAGCGGCGAGAGCACGTCGTGCATGTTCATCTTCTCGTGGCGCCACTGCGAGCTGTGGGCATAGAAGAAGCTGGTGCCGTTCATCTGCCGTGGCGGCCGGCTCCAGTCCAGGCCGAAGGTCAGGGGCAGCCAGCCGCATTGCGGGCGCAGTTTTTCCTGGCCGACGTAGTGGGCCCAGCCGCCACCGGTCTGGCCGATGCAGCCGCAGAGCATGAGCATGTTGATCAGCCCGCGGTAGCTCATGTCCATGTGGTACCAGTGGTTGAGCGCCGCGCCGAGGATGATCATCGAACGGCCACGGGTCTTGTCGGCGTTCTCGGCGAACTCCCGGGCGATCTGGATCGCCTTCTCGCGGCTGACGCCGGTGATCTGCTCTTGCCAGGCCGGGGTCCCGGGCACGCTGGCATCGTCGTAGTCGCGGGCAACGTTGGCGCCGCCCAGGCCACGGTCGATGGCCAGGTTGGCCGCCGACAGGTCGAACACCGTGGCCACCTTGACCTGGCTGCCATCGGCCAGGGTCAGGTTGTGCACCGGCACCCGGCGAAACTGCACGGCGTCACCGGCCACATGCTGGAAGTGTTCCTGGGACTCACCGGCGAAGTAGGGAAATGCCACTTCGGCGACGTCGCCGCCGATCAGGCTCAGGCGCAGGTCGATCTCGCGGCCGTCGGTGCCTTCACGGGGCAGGATGTTCCACTTGCCCTGCTCGCCCCAGCGATAGCCGATCGAGCCCTGGGGTGAAACCAGCTGGCCATCGGCGTCGAGGGCGATGGTCTTCCATTCGGGGTTGTTGTCCTGGCCCAGGTTGTCGGCCAGGTCCGAGGCCCGCAGGAAGCGGTCCGGCTGATAGCCGGCACCCGGCGCGGTGCCGAGCATCGGCTTGAGCAGCACCAGCACGGGCAGGTCGGTGTAGCGCTTGGCGTATTCGGTGAAATAGGTGCTGGGCCGATCCAGGTGAAATTCCTTGAAGATCACATGGTTGAAGGCCTGGGCCAGCGCGGCGTCGGTGCCCTGCTTGGGGTTGAGCCACAGATCGGTGAGCTTGGCCACCTCCGAATAGTCCGGGGTGATGGCCACGGTCTTGGTGCCCTTGTAGCGCACCTCGGTGAAGAAGTGCGCATCGGGGGTGCGGGTCTGGGGGACGTTGGAGCCCCAGGCGATGATGTAGTTGGAGTTGTACCAGTCGGCCGATTCCGGCACGTCGGTCTGCTCGCCCCAGACCATCGGCGAGGCCGGCGGCAGGTCGCAGTACCAGTCGTAGAAGCTCAGGCAGGTGCCACCGATCAGCGACAGGTAACGGGCGCCGGCGGCGTAGCTGATCATCGACATGGCCGGGATCGGCGAGAAACCCACCACCCGGTCGGGGCCGTACTGCTTGACGGTGTAGACGTTGGCGGCGGCGATGATCTGGGTCACCTCGTCCCAGCTGGAACGGATGAAACCGCCCATGCCGCGCTTGCTCTTGTAGGCATCGGCCTTGGCCGGGTCCTCGACGATGCTGGCCCAGGCCTCTACCGGTAGCAGGGTCTGGCGCGCCTCGCGCCACAGCTTGAGCAGGGCCTTGCGCACCTTGGGGTACTTCAGGCGGTTGGCGCTGTAGATGTACCAGCTGTAGCTGGCGCCCCGGGGGCAACCGCGGGGTTCGTGGTTGGGCAGGTCGGTGCGGGTGCGCGGGTAGTCGGTCTGCTGGGTTTCCCAGGTGATCAGGCCGTTCTTCACGTAGATCTTCCACGAGCAGGAACCGGTGCAGTTCACCCCGTGGGTGGAACGCACGATCTTGTCGTACTGCCAGCGCGAACGGTAGACGTTCTCCCAGTCGCGCGATTCCTTGCGAGTTTCCCCGTGACCGGCGGAAAACTCGCCTTGCTTGCGGTTGAAAAACCGCAGTTGATCCAGCAGATGGCTCATGATGCTGTCCTCTCAGGCGTGCTGCGGGGTTCTGTGCCCCGACTCGGCAAAGGTGGAATGGGCGGGCATGTCAGCAAGGGATCTGGGCGCCCTTGCGGGCGTACCACCACCAGGTCACGACGATGCAGCTCAGGTAGAACCCCACGAACATGTAGAAGGCCAGCGCCGGGCTGCCGGTCATGGTCATCGAGGTGCCGAAGGTCTTGGGAATGAAGAAGGCGCCAAAGGCCCCCATGGCCGAGCTGAAGCCCAGCACGGCGGCGGACTCCTTGCCGGCGTCCTTGAGCGCCTGCTCCCGGGCGGCGCTGTCCTTGCCGCTGGCGGCGCGCTCGTGCAGCGTGCGGAAGATCACCGGGATCATGCGAAAGGTCGAACCGTTGCCGATGCCGGTGGTGATGAACAACAGCATGAACAGGCCGAGGAAACCGTAGAAGTTGCCGCCCTGCCCCGGCTGCGGGATGAACGCCAGCACCCCGAAGACCATCAGGATCATCAGCACGAAGTTCCACAGGGTCACCCGCGCACCGCCCAGCTTGTCCGCCAGCCAGCCGCCCAGCGGCCGGACCAGGGCGCCCACCAGGGGGCCAAGGAAGGCGAACGTCAGGGCATTGACCTGGGGGAAGGCAGTCTTGATCAGCAGCGGGAACGCCGCCGAGAAGCCGATGAACGAACCGAAGGTGGCCAGGTACAGCCAGCACATCAGCCAGTTGTGCTTGCGCTTGAAGATCACCGCCTGCTCGCTGAACGAGGCCCTGGCGCTGGACAGGTCGTTCATGCCGAACCAGGCCGCCAGGGTCACCAGCAGGATGAACGGCACCCAGATGAAACCGGCGTTCTGCAACCACAGCCGACCACCGTCGGCCAGCACCTGGGGCTGGCCGCCCAGCACACCGAACAGGCCGAAGGTGATCACCAGCGGCACGCAGAACTGCATCACCGACACCCCGAGGTTGCCCAGCCCGGCGTTCAGGCCCAGGGCCGTGCCCTGCTGCGACTTGGGGTAGAAGAAGCTGATGTTGGCCATGCTCGAGGCGAAGTTGCCGCCGCCAAAACCGCACAGCAGCGCGATCAGCACGAACACGCTGTAGGGCGTGGCCAGGTCCTGCACGGCAAAACCCATCCACAGCGACGGTGCCAGCAACGAAGCCGTGCTCAGGGCGGTCCAGCGCCGGCCACCGAAGATCGGCACCATGAACGAGTAGAACACCCGCAGCGCTGCTCCCGAGAGCCCCGGCAAGGCCGCCAGCCAGAACAGCTGGTCGGTGCTGAAGCTGAAACCGATGGCATTCAGGCGCACGATCACCGTGCTCCAGACCATCCACACGGCGAAGGCCAGCAACAGCGCGGGGATCGAGATCCACAGGTTGCGGGTAGCCGTGCGCTTGCCACTCTGGCCCCAGAAGGCCGGGTCCTCCGGGCGCCAGTCGTGAATCACCGGGCCTGTGCCGGGCGTGTTAAGAACCGACATGTTCTTCTCCTTGGGAAATGCTCGAAAACGGTGCCTGAATGACGGGGGGCTGCTTGCCCAGTAGCGGGCGCCGGCGGATCTCGCTGAAGTACATCCAGATCAGCGATACCCAGACCACGCCATACATCAACATGAAGCAGGAAGAGCGCACGCCGGTGAGGTCCACCAGGGCGCCGAACAGGATCGGCAGGATGAAGCCGCCCAGGCCACCGGCCAGGCCGACGATGCCCGAGACCGCACCCATGTTCTGCGGGTAGTCGTTGGCGATGTACTTGAAGACCGAGGCCTTGCCGAAGGCGAAGGCGATGCCCATGACAAACAGCAGCACGGTGAACAGCGCAGGGTTCAGGCCGATATGGAAATCCAGCGGGCCGTTGACGGTCTGCACCTGCAACTGGGTCTGCGGGTACGACAGCAGGAACAGGCAGACCCAGCTGACCCACAGCACCCACCAGGTCACGCTCTGGGCTCCCCAGCGGTCCGACATCCAGCCACCCACGGCGCGCAGCACGCCGCCCGGCAGGGAGAAGCAGGCGGCCAGCAGCGCGGCGCTTTGCAGGCTGAAGCCGTACTCCTGCACGTAGTACTTGGTCATCCACAATGCCAGGGCCACATAACCGCCGAAGACGATCGAGTAGTACTGGCAGTAGCGCCATACGGCAGGCTCGGCCAAGGCCTTGAGCTGCTCGCCCAGGCCGACCGTCGAGACCCGGCGATGGGCCTTGTTGTCGGCGCTGAAGAACCAGAACAGCAGCGCGGTGATGAACAAGATGGCGCTGAACACCTTGGGCACCAGCTGCCAGCTGCCGGCGGCGATCAGCGCCGGGGCCAGGAACTTGGTGACGGCGGAGCCGGCATTGCCAGCGCCGAAGATGCCCATGGCCAGGCCCTGGTTCTCCTGTTCGAACCATTTGGCGACATAGGCGATACCCACGGAGAACGAGCCTCCGGCCAGG
Coding sequences:
- a CDS encoding nitrate reductase subunit alpha, which translates into the protein MSHLLDQLRFFNRKQGEFSAGHGETRKESRDWENVYRSRWQYDKIVRSTHGVNCTGSCSWKIYVKNGLITWETQQTDYPRTRTDLPNHEPRGCPRGASYSWYIYSANRLKYPKVRKALLKLWREARQTLLPVEAWASIVEDPAKADAYKSKRGMGGFIRSSWDEVTQIIAAANVYTVKQYGPDRVVGFSPIPAMSMISYAAGARYLSLIGGTCLSFYDWYCDLPPASPMVWGEQTDVPESADWYNSNYIIAWGSNVPQTRTPDAHFFTEVRYKGTKTVAITPDYSEVAKLTDLWLNPKQGTDAALAQAFNHVIFKEFHLDRPSTYFTEYAKRYTDLPVLVLLKPMLGTAPGAGYQPDRFLRASDLADNLGQDNNPEWKTIALDADGQLVSPQGSIGYRWGEQGKWNILPREGTDGREIDLRLSLIGGDVAEVAFPYFAGESQEHFQHVAGDAVQFRRVPVHNLTLADGSQVKVATVFDLSAANLAIDRGLGGANVARDYDDASVPGTPAWQEQITGVSREKAIQIAREFAENADKTRGRSMIILGAALNHWYHMDMSYRGLINMLMLCGCIGQTGGGWAHYVGQEKLRPQCGWLPLTFGLDWSRPPRQMNGTSFFYAHSSQWRHEKMNMHDVLSPLADKSQFPEHALDYNIRAERAGWLPSSPQFSVNPLHICRDAAAAGMAPKDYVVKGWQDGSLRFACEQPDNPANFPRNMFIWRSNLLGSSGKGHEYMLKYLLGTRNGVMNEDIGQSGDCKPGEAEWVEQGPTGKLDLVTTLDFRMSSTCVYSDIVLPTATWYEKDDMNTSDMHPFIHPLSAAIDPAWESRTDWEIYKSIAKAFSEMSEGHLGVEQDLVTVPLLHDSVGELAQPFGGSDWKTAGVAPQPGRNAPNLQVVERNYPNIYKQFTSLGPLLEKFGNGGKGINWNTEEEVQLLGDLNYREQEAGISQGRPKIDTAIDAAEVVLSLAPETNGRVALKAWEALSRFTGIDHSHLAQSKAHEAIRFRDIQAQPRKIISSPTWSGLEDDHVSYNAGYTNVHENIPWRTITGRQQFYQDHPWMQAFGEQLMSYRPPVDTRTIEAVKGKRANGNPEIVLNWITPHQKWGIHSTYSDNLLMLTLSRGGPIVWLSEIDAKRAGIEDNDWIECFNANGAATARAVVSQRVKEGMVMMYHAQERIVNVPGSETTGTRGGHHNSVTRVVLKPTHMIGGYAQQAYGFNYYGTVGCNRDEFVVVRKMAEVDWLDGSRGDELPQPLPTEME
- a CDS encoding NarK family nitrate/nitrite MFS transporter yields the protein MSVLNTPGTGPVIHDWRPEDPAFWGQSGKRTATRNLWISIPALLLAFAVWMVWSTVIVRLNAIGFSFSTDQLFWLAALPGLSGAALRVFYSFMVPIFGGRRWTALSTASLLAPSLWMGFAVQDLATPYSVFVLIALLCGFGGGNFASSMANISFFYPKSQQGTALGLNAGLGNLGVSVMQFCVPLVITFGLFGVLGGQPQVLADGGRLWLQNAGFIWVPFILLVTLAAWFGMNDLSSARASFSEQAVIFKRKHNWLMCWLYLATFGSFIGFSAAFPLLIKTAFPQVNALTFAFLGPLVGALVRPLGGWLADKLGGARVTLWNFVLMILMVFGVLAFIPQPGQGGNFYGFLGLFMLLFITTGIGNGSTFRMIPVIFRTLHERAASGKDSAAREQALKDAGKESAAVLGFSSAMGAFGAFFIPKTFGTSMTMTGSPALAFYMFVGFYLSCIVVTWWWYARKGAQIPC
- a CDS encoding MFS transporter, with product MTQPRLRQGLVLGMSTLAFTVCFMVWMMFAVLGVPIKDLLQLNETQFGLLTATPVLTGSLVRLPLGMLTDRFGGRSVFFLLMLACVLPLYLISYATTYWQFLVLGLFVGLAGGSFSVGIAYVAKWFEQENQGLAMGIFGAGNAGSAVTKFLAPALIAAGSWQLVPKVFSAILFITALLFWFFSADNKAHRRVSTVGLGEQLKALAEPAVWRYCQYYSIVFGGYVALALWMTKYYVQEYGFSLQSAALLAACFSLPGGVLRAVGGWMSDRWGAQSVTWWVLWVSWVCLFLLSYPQTQLQVQTVNGPLDFHIGLNPALFTVLLFVMGIAFAFGKASVFKYIANDYPQNMGAVSGIVGLAGGLGGFILPILFGALVDLTGVRSSCFMLMYGVVWVSLIWMYFSEIRRRPLLGKQPPVIQAPFSSISQGEEHVGS